Genomic DNA from Taurinivorans muris:
ACAGGCACGCCGCGGACTTTCGCGTCTTTTTCCAATTCGGAAATGCGCAGTTCGTTATCAACCATGATATCATAGGTTTTATTGTTGTAAACAAGCAGTGCGTCAACTTTTTCCTCTATACTTTCAAGGCGTTGGTTCTGCTGCGTATTGACAGAAGAACATGCGCTCAGCAACAGGACAGGCATAATATACAAAAATTTTTTCATATTCCCACACTCACACCAATAGCAATTTTTCTTATAAAATACCGTACAAGACCAACGCTGTCAAATAAAGAAATACCTTTTGGCTCCTTACTTGCTTTCAAGGTTACCGCCAAAAGCCCTAAACGTGAAGAATTGCTGAAAGCCCCCGCCCGTGCGGACCAATAACAAAAAAAGCCCTACAAAGTAGGGCGAATTTTGGAATACTCGTAATTAAACAATATGATTTGCATGAAGCGCGCAAAGCGGACGCTTATCAAACATATACATCAAACGTTTAATTATGCGTTGACATTTCTTGGGCTGGGTTTGCGAACAGCACCGGAACGGATGCAACGGGTGCAGCAAACGATTGTACGGACAGAGCCGTCGTCAAATTGATGGCGAACTGTTTGCAAATTTGGATTGAAACGACGTTTTGTTTTGATATTTGAGTGACTTACTAAATTACCAACTTGTGCTTTTTTACCACAAACTTCACATTGCTTAGCCATGATATTCCTCCAAAATTTTATACCATATGGTATTCTCGTATTTTTTGCCAATGGCGGATTATTTCCTCTATACCGTAAGGACTGTTAACTTTATACACTTATTTTATTAATTGCAAGCGATATTTAATGTTTTTCAAAAATTTAATTAACGAGCCAAAGGATAAAACTGCCTGAACACAACTTCGCCGTCAACAACAATTTCAAGAACAAGCTGCGCTTTTTGCCCTATCTGTATGCCTGCAAGCGAAGCTGTACTGCTTACATTCTTAAGATTTTTGATTCTGAAAGAATTATCCGTCGCTTTGGGTAATTCCTGCTGAACCATTTTTCCGTTCATTTGGCTGCTTACATAATATTTTTGCACGCCTTGCAAAAAGGCTTTCCTGCCTAAATTTTTCAACCGATATGATATGTTGACGTTTTGAGCGGCAACCCTCGCCTTCAATGCTTCAATCTCAACATATCCCAAATCGATTTTTTGCAGGGAAGGCTTTTCTTCCGTTTCAGCGGCGTTTTCTTCCCCTGCGGCTGTGATTTCTTCGGTCTCTTTTTTTGTATCCTCCTTAACGGATTGTACTTCTTCTTTTATTCCTTCGGCTTCCTTCATTGTTTTTTCTTGTGAATTTATTTCAGCCGTAAGTTTTTGTTCCGCATTTTCTCCGGTTTTTTCCCCCGCGCTCTCTTTTTCATCATCTTTTTCGATAATGTCGAAACTCATGGGTGAACCGGCTATGCTGTTCGCAAAATCGCTCATAAGAATATTCTTGTCGCCGTCTATGACCGGCAGAGCGTCAATATCCACAGTATCGGT
This window encodes:
- the rpmB gene encoding 50S ribosomal protein L28, coding for MAKQCEVCGKKAQVGNLVSHSNIKTKRRFNPNLQTVRHQFDDGSVRTIVCCTRCIRSGAVRKPSPRNVNA